In Flexibacter flexilis DSM 6793, a genomic segment contains:
- the rlmD gene encoding 23S rRNA (uracil(1939)-C(5))-methyltransferase RlmD codes for MRKKQKQVLLDNITVLEMVAEGKCLARHEEKVIFIEGDAVPEDVVNLRITKQKSSFAEAQVVSVVKPSPLRQQPFCEHFGTCGGCKWQHLSYDKQLFFKQKQVKDNLERIGKVELPEIQAILPAPETTYYRNKLEFTFSDKRWLSWEEVKSDENHTDRNALGFHIPRRFDKILDINHCWLQPDPSNAIRLAIKAYAEAHDLPFFNLLDKRGLLRLLVIRTAQSTGQIMVIVQFYYNDRQAIAGLMTHLQENFPQITSLQYVINPKGNETFHDLEVNCWHGQPYIEEEMEGLRFRVGPKSFYQTNSLQAYNLYKVTRDMAQLTGNEVVYDLYTGTGTIANFVARQAKQVIGVEYVEMAIEDAKINSQINGIDNTLFYAGDMKDVLNDDFVNAHARPDVIITDPPRAGMHADVVAMLLRLAPQRIVYVSCNPATQARDLALLDEKYRVTAVQPVDMFPHTYHVENVVALERKD; via the coding sequence ATGAGAAAAAAACAAAAACAAGTTCTTTTAGATAATATCACGGTGCTGGAAATGGTGGCCGAAGGCAAATGCCTTGCCCGCCACGAAGAAAAAGTAATTTTCATTGAAGGCGATGCCGTGCCCGAAGACGTGGTGAACCTGCGCATTACCAAACAGAAAAGCAGCTTTGCAGAAGCGCAAGTCGTAAGCGTCGTGAAACCCTCTCCCCTACGCCAACAGCCATTTTGCGAACATTTTGGTACGTGCGGCGGCTGCAAATGGCAACATTTGTCTTACGATAAACAATTGTTTTTCAAGCAAAAACAAGTAAAAGATAATCTGGAGCGCATCGGAAAAGTGGAGTTGCCCGAAATACAAGCCATTTTGCCAGCACCCGAAACGACCTATTACCGCAACAAATTAGAATTTACTTTTTCGGATAAACGTTGGCTCTCGTGGGAAGAGGTGAAGTCGGACGAAAACCACACCGACCGCAACGCCTTAGGTTTTCACATTCCGCGCCGATTCGATAAGATTCTGGACATTAATCATTGTTGGTTGCAGCCCGACCCTTCCAATGCGATTCGTTTGGCCATCAAAGCCTACGCCGAAGCGCACGATTTGCCATTTTTCAATTTATTGGATAAAAGAGGTTTGTTGCGTTTGCTCGTGATTCGGACGGCGCAAAGCACTGGCCAAATCATGGTGATTGTGCAATTCTATTACAACGACCGCCAAGCCATCGCGGGACTGATGACGCATCTGCAAGAAAATTTCCCGCAAATCACATCCCTGCAATACGTTATCAATCCGAAAGGCAACGAAACTTTCCATGATTTAGAGGTAAATTGTTGGCACGGACAACCTTACATTGAAGAAGAAATGGAAGGTTTGCGTTTCCGCGTAGGCCCCAAATCTTTCTACCAAACCAACAGCCTACAAGCCTACAACTTGTACAAAGTAACCCGCGACATGGCACAACTCACTGGCAATGAAGTGGTGTATGACCTTTATACAGGAACTGGCACAATTGCTAATTTTGTGGCACGCCAAGCCAAACAAGTAATCGGGGTGGAATACGTGGAAATGGCCATCGAAGATGCAAAAATCAATTCGCAGATTAACGGCATCGACAACACGCTGTTTTATGCAGGCGACATGAAAGACGTACTCAACGATGATTTTGTAAACGCGCACGCACGCCCCGACGTAATCATTACAGACCCGCCACGCGCAGGAATGCACGCCGACGTAGTGGCCATGTTGTTGCGCCTTGCGCCGCAACGCATCGTGTATGTGAGTTGCAACCCTGCCACGCAAGCCCGCGACCTTGCCTTGCTCGACGAAAAATACCGCGTTACAGCCGTGCAGCCTGTGGATATGTTCCCGCACACCTACCACGTAGAAAATGTGGTGGCATTGGAACGTAAGGACTAA
- a CDS encoding Rpn family recombination-promoting nuclease/putative transposase, with protein sequence MTTQEKYINPFTDFGFKKLFGSEPNKDLLVSFLNEVLKLGITELTYKKTEHLGASDLDRKVIFDLYCENEQGEKFIVELQKARQSFFKDRSIFYATFPIQEQAEKGDWNYELKAVYTVAILDFCFDDHYKNDLKVEVQLKDKAQNRVFYEKLTFLYLQMPNFQKSESELETLEDKWLYLLKNLHKLQNRPVRLQERVFTQAFETAELAKLDATERTAYEDSLKYYRDVKNSLDTAKEEGREEGREEGIEIGKELGREEGIEIGKELGEEVAKIKGIQKALLRGKLTIEEIAEDFDTPIEFVLKIKNNPDL encoded by the coding sequence ATGACTACGCAAGAAAAATACATCAACCCTTTCACGGACTTTGGTTTCAAGAAACTGTTTGGTTCAGAACCAAACAAAGACCTGTTAGTGAGCTTTTTGAATGAAGTGTTAAAACTTGGCATCACAGAACTTACCTACAAGAAAACAGAACATTTGGGCGCGTCGGATTTGGACAGAAAAGTCATTTTTGACTTATACTGTGAAAATGAGCAAGGCGAAAAATTCATCGTGGAGTTGCAAAAAGCCCGACAAAGTTTCTTTAAAGACCGTTCCATTTTTTACGCTACGTTCCCGATACAAGAACAGGCCGAAAAAGGCGATTGGAACTACGAACTAAAGGCGGTTTATACCGTCGCAATTCTGGATTTTTGCTTTGATGACCATTACAAAAATGATTTGAAAGTAGAAGTTCAACTAAAGGACAAGGCGCAAAACCGTGTTTTTTATGAAAAACTCACGTTTTTGTATTTGCAAATGCCCAATTTCCAAAAGTCTGAAAGCGAACTGGAAACACTGGAAGACAAGTGGTTATACTTGTTAAAGAATTTGCATAAGTTACAAAATCGTCCCGTGCGATTGCAAGAACGTGTCTTTACACAGGCGTTCGAGACGGCAGAATTGGCGAAACTGGACGCAACAGAGCGCACGGCCTACGAGGACAGTTTGAAATATTATCGTGATGTCAAAAACTCACTGGACACCGCCAAAGAAGAAGGACGTGAAGAAGGACGTGAAGAGGGCATTGAAATTGGCAAGGAACTTGGCCGCGAAGAAGGCATTGAGATTGGCAAAGAGTTAGGTGAAGAAGTAGCTAAAATCAAAGGGATTCAAAAGGCACTTTTGCGAGGCAAATTGACAATTGAAGAAATTGCCGAAGACTTCGATACACCCATCGAATTTGTACTGAAAATAAAAAACAACCCTGATTTATAA
- a CDS encoding ATP-dependent DNA helicase, with amino-acid sequence MQSPSQLLLQKFPFEPTEGQFRLFQYLDIFLLDKENEYQAFLLRGYAGTGKTTVLSRLVKIASRFNYRAHMMAPTGRAAKVMSSYSQRNAFTIHKTIYQQTADSYTGLLSFKRQKNYYKNTLFIVDEASMVQNEPDNMGNGLLRDLVAFVFEDSSNKLLIVGDSAQLPPVNQNISPALDANYLRDTFGLNLLEHELTEVVRQQQESGILRNATMLRQHINRRDFNIEFQTKGYRDIFKMSGDRLPDGLEYAYSKYGHENVAIICRSNKQAVQYNKFIRTSILGRESELDAGDLIMIVRNNYTWLDETAPAGFLANGDFAEVLRVRQIEEMHGFRFATLRLRLLDYPDQEPFEAKVLLDTLHSEQPNLSQADNRLLYESVCADYSDVENKRSRNEQIRIDPYLNALQVKFAYALTCHKSQGGQWKAVFVEQGYLNDDMINVEFLRWLYTAITRAESELFLMNFAERFFK; translated from the coding sequence ATGCAAAGTCCATCGCAACTGCTACTCCAAAAATTCCCGTTCGAACCCACCGAAGGACAATTCCGACTTTTTCAGTATCTGGATATTTTTTTGTTGGACAAAGAAAATGAGTATCAGGCCTTTTTGTTGCGAGGCTACGCAGGCACGGGCAAAACCACCGTATTGAGTCGTTTGGTCAAAATCGCCTCGCGTTTCAACTATCGCGCGCACATGATGGCACCCACAGGCCGCGCCGCAAAGGTCATGAGCAGTTATTCGCAGCGCAACGCCTTCACCATTCACAAAACCATTTATCAACAAACCGCCGACAGCTATACGGGTTTGTTGTCTTTCAAACGCCAAAAAAACTATTACAAAAATACGCTGTTCATCGTGGACGAAGCATCTATGGTACAAAACGAACCCGACAATATGGGCAATGGTTTGTTACGGGATTTGGTCGCTTTTGTCTTTGAAGATAGCAGTAACAAACTCTTGATTGTCGGTGATTCGGCGCAGTTGCCCCCCGTAAACCAAAACATCAGCCCTGCGCTTGATGCCAATTATCTGCGCGACACCTTCGGCCTCAACCTCCTCGAACACGAGCTTACCGAAGTGGTGCGACAGCAACAAGAATCGGGTATTTTGCGCAATGCTACCATGTTGCGCCAACATATCAACCGCCGAGACTTTAATATTGAATTTCAAACCAAAGGTTACCGAGACATTTTCAAGATGAGCGGCGACCGATTGCCCGACGGACTCGAATACGCTTATAGTAAATACGGCCACGAAAACGTTGCGATTATTTGCCGCAGCAACAAACAAGCCGTACAATACAACAAGTTTATCAGAACCAGCATTTTAGGACGAGAATCCGAACTTGACGCAGGAGATTTGATTATGATTGTGCGCAACAATTACACTTGGCTCGACGAGACCGCCCCCGCGGGCTTTTTGGCCAATGGCGATTTTGCGGAAGTGTTGCGTGTCCGCCAAATAGAGGAAATGCACGGCTTCCGATTCGCTACTTTGCGCCTGCGTTTGCTCGATTATCCAGACCAAGAGCCTTTTGAGGCGAAAGTATTGCTTGATACGCTACATTCCGAGCAACCTAATCTTTCGCAAGCCGACAATCGTCTCTTGTACGAGTCTGTTTGCGCCGACTACTCCGACGTTGAAAACAAGCGAAGCCGTAACGAACAAATCCGCATCGACCCCTATCTCAATGCCTTGCAAGTAAAATTTGCCTACGCGCTTACTTGCCACAAATCACAGGGCGGCCAATGGAAAGCCGTGTTTGTGGAGCAAGGCTACCTCAACGACGACATGATAAACGTTGAGTTTTTGCGTTGGCTCTACACGGCCATTACACGTGCTGAGTCCGAATTATTTCTAATGAATTTCGCCGAACGCTTCTTCAAATAA
- a CDS encoding POTRA domain-containing protein, translated as MALAMPCGEVFAQTPTTWTVDSIRIEGNRRTKPYIILRELTGLFAGDTVRVDTALLFRQNANQIYNTQLFLDARVRSVPTADSTTHRRNIIITVSERWYTFPFPIIELADRSFNEWWYNRGADLRRINYGIRFTQNNCRGRKETFKATFQWGFTHKLEAAYTIPYINRKLNSGLMLGISYITNNNIAYITENNKLLFFKNDTKVARTRFITRLAYDVRQHIFGSHHAEIGWARNTVVDTVARWLNPSYFGNGSKVQHFGYVAYRYSYDRRDRKPFARKGFYFIWEIEKWGLSPKANVQSGATRLTFSYFKTLSPKWFWGIRTEAEWLFTPTLPYYNYKTLGYDMRVVRGYEKYVVEGRAPVLVKNSFRYKFLDKNWHYGGWKRIPNQFRSVPLQLYLQGHGDLGYVYQPQHEAINARLSNTLLAGVGAGLVVVTFYDLVFRFEYSLNRQGERNMFFYLNTDI; from the coding sequence ATGGCATTGGCGATGCCGTGCGGGGAGGTATTTGCCCAAACGCCTACCACTTGGACGGTGGACAGCATCCGCATCGAAGGCAATCGCCGCACAAAGCCGTACATTATCCTTCGTGAACTCACAGGTTTGTTTGCTGGCGATACTGTACGCGTAGATACGGCCTTACTTTTTCGCCAAAACGCCAACCAAATTTACAATACACAACTTTTTTTGGACGCACGTGTACGTTCCGTTCCCACAGCAGACAGCACAACGCACCGCCGCAACATCATCATCACGGTTTCAGAACGTTGGTACACCTTTCCTTTCCCGATTATAGAACTTGCCGACCGTAGTTTTAACGAATGGTGGTACAATCGCGGTGCGGACTTGCGCCGCATCAACTATGGCATACGTTTCACCCAAAACAATTGCAGAGGCCGCAAAGAAACCTTCAAAGCAACCTTTCAATGGGGCTTTACGCACAAGTTAGAAGCAGCCTATACTATTCCATATATTAACCGAAAGCTCAATTCGGGGCTGATGTTGGGCATTTCCTACATCACCAACAACAACATTGCATACATCACCGAAAACAATAAACTTTTATTCTTCAAAAACGATACGAAAGTAGCCCGCACGCGCTTTATTACGCGACTTGCCTACGATGTGCGCCAACATATTTTTGGTTCGCATCATGCAGAAATTGGTTGGGCAAGAAATACCGTAGTGGATACGGTGGCGCGTTGGCTTAATCCGTCGTATTTCGGCAATGGCTCAAAGGTGCAGCATTTCGGATATGTGGCGTACCGTTACAGTTACGACCGCCGCGACCGCAAGCCTTTTGCCCGAAAAGGGTTTTATTTTATTTGGGAAATAGAAAAATGGGGACTTTCCCCCAAAGCCAATGTACAGTCTGGTGCTACTCGCCTTACGTTTAGTTATTTCAAAACGCTTTCGCCCAAATGGTTTTGGGGCATACGCACCGAAGCCGAATGGCTTTTTACGCCCACACTACCCTACTACAATTACAAAACACTGGGTTATGATATGCGCGTAGTGCGTGGCTACGAAAAATATGTAGTGGAAGGCCGTGCACCTGTGCTGGTCAAAAACTCGTTTCGGTACAAATTTTTGGATAAAAACTGGCATTATGGCGGCTGGAAACGCATCCCGAATCAGTTCCGCAGTGTGCCACTCCAACTTTATTTGCAAGGGCATGGCGATTTGGGCTATGTCTATCAACCGCAACACGAAGCCATTAACGCACGCCTCAGCAACACGCTATTGGCGGGAGTTGGCGCGGGTTTGGTGGTTGTTACGTTTTATGATTTGGTTTTTCGGTTTGAATACAGCCTAAACCGACAAGGCGAACGAAATATGTTTTTTTACCTCAACACAGATATTTAA